In Betta splendens chromosome 3, fBetSpl5.4, whole genome shotgun sequence, the genomic window GCCAGCACCTCAGCCACCGACAGTTCTCCGTGGATTTTGTTGTCCCTTGTGCGCACATTGACACCGTTAGtcatcttctctttctctccaaccACTGCCAAGACACAAGAAGACCAAACAGCTTGACACGGTCAaaccacaccaacacacacagctagCCTAACACCTTCCCCGCTTTGTGTCACTGAATTCACCAACTGTGGGTGGTTAGCCAGCTTGATccatttgttatttttaatacaaCCACTCAGAATATTTTGACTAATCTCTACAGACATCCTGGTTCATAAAAAGGACCAAGCTGTAATTGTTTAGCACCGTTATAATGTATTAGTAATAATTTGCAGTTATTTATGATAATGTAAAATAACATAGTTTTGAGAAtgaatcaaacatttttatctATGTAAACTCCCTTTTTGTCCAATCTACCATGTGGCACcaagaggaaaaaacacaatttgaaCCCTTTCAAAAATACAATAACAGACTTAAAATAGACTATAAACTTAGGGTTCCTAGCAATAGCTTCAAAATTGCTTCTGAGAACAAACTGGGACTAAAACGCTCTCCAAACAATGGTCAATCAGTGCTCAAAAGAAAGTACAGTTTCTCACCAAGGATAAAGTTGTATTGGGCCAACTGAGCATTTCGGATTTTCTTATTAAGCAGACATCCAGAGTCCAGGTCAGAGTCTGCCATAAAGCCAGCATCTGTGAACTGCTTACAAACCTGACAGATAAAAATATACATTATGTACTTGATGGtcaacacacacttacagttgTGAATGATGCAGGTATTGTTTGCAATTTACAGTATACAATAACATAACCATGGGGAAGTAGAGGATGTACCATCTTGGCGTAATCCTCAAAGGACGGGTTAACGGGCACCACCATCACCTGCCGTGGAGACAGCCACAGAGGCCTGATGCAGGGGACAAACAAAGTAGGAATCAAAGTTTAATCAAAGTTCAGGTGCCACATTTAAAACCCTCACCATTTTCCTGCATAGTTCTCCGTTAGAATGGCGATCATCCTCTCTACGGAACCCAAGATGGCGCGGTGAATGATGACTGGTCGAGTTTTGTCATCCCCATCCTTCCTGTAACAATTGCATCAGAGACACCCCTTCACTTTCAATAAGTGGTACAAAAACTGTATGCAATACCAGTCTACTGCTGTGTAGGATGTATACACAGCTGAGACATCTTATTCAGGAGGGATTAACATAATCTGTGCTCCGGTAAAGCGCACAGACTCCGTGTTTTCATTAGGTGACTCACCCCACAAAGGTCAGGTTGAAGCGGATAGGGAGCTGGAAGTCCAACTGAATGGTTGCACACTGGTGGTACCGCCCAATTGCATCTTTGATCTTAATGTCAATCTgcaatgacacagaaataattaCAGTCTGTTCCAGAGCTCAGAGAAAGCAGCCGATATCGTGTCTGGCAGGAAATGTTTGAAACTGTTCTGACCTTGGGGCCGTAAAACGCACCATCACCAGGGTTGAGTTTCCACGATTCCCCAAACTCATTCAGACTGTTCTCCAGTTGCTTTAAAACACGAGGCACAGATCAAAATAGAATATTGTGAAGGTACAAATAGGAAGTAACAGTTGCTGTGAAACAGGACACATCTTGCTGAAGTAAACTCACTTAGTGCACTTTGTCGCACATATTTCTAACCAGTTTACCTTTTCAGCCTGGTTCCACACAGCAATGTCACCGAGGTACTTTTCTGGGCGGGTGGAAAGGTGAAGCTGGAACGAGAAGCCAAACACGTCATAGACACAGCGGAGGAAGTCCAGACAGCCCTTCATCTCCGACTCGATCTGTAAACATAGAAATATAATTATGAACTAAAACAAGTAACTACTTATTAtgagtcacagacacagctacctaagaaacacaaagcaacttCTTTCTTTTGTGGCTGAAACTCCTGATCATCACCTGATCCATCGCGCAGAAAATGTGGGCGTCATCCTGCTGGAAGCGGCGCACTCTGGTCAGCCCGGTCAGGGCTCCCGACAGCTCGTTCCTGTGGAGGACCCCGAAATCTGCCAGCCTCAGAGGAAGCTCCCTCCATGAGCGCGGCCTATGGCTGAACATCAGACTGAAAAGGACGGAGAAAGAATGAAACACACCGATTTACAGCATTTGCAAACATATGTTCTTCACTGTACCAGTGACCGGGGCAGTTCATGGGCTTGAGAGCGAAGACGTCATCCTCCACTGGGAAGGAGAACATGTTTTCGCTGTAGTGCTGCCAGTGGCCAGAGGTCTCCCACAGTTTACTGTTATATATGTTGGGAGAGGCCACTTCCTGAAAGCCTCTTCTCCAGTACTCATCCTAGAAAAACACCCAAACCACATAAACAAGCTAAACACACACCACTTAGACTGCACAGGTACTTGGGGAGAATTATGAGTGTGTCTTAAACCAAACGTTTCAGTTTCAGATTAGGTCATGAAGTACAGTGGAAACCAGGTCACGGGTttaaaaacaggatttgtgactATGAAATAGGAGAGGGTTCTCTTGGTTAAACGTTGTAATGATTTTGTAAAGAGACAAACTAAACACACGGCGATAACAGGCTGAAGTGACTGTGATTTTGCACCATTTCCGTGTAATGTATGTGAGGCCTTCTTGGCTTTGCATGGTGTGTTGGTGTGGGCTGTTAGAGTCTTCAAGATGTCAACACTTCTCTGCAAATACGTCACAGGGACAAGTTCCTGTACAGTCACTGAACTTGGCAAAAAGGAGTTCAAGTTACTCAGGAGTCTAAACTTTGGACCAAACGTGGTCTTAAATGAGAGCTTCTGTCCAGTTTAATCGCCACATGTGGGGAATCAGGTGGCGTCCCATCAGTTCACCTTAAACTCAAATCCAGAATTCTAATACTTTCAAACAAACCTTCATTGTAAGGAAAATCGCAAGACTAGTGTTTGTGCTGATCATTAGGACAATACAATGATAAGCATCTGGTCACAGCTCCTACCCTGATGAACTCGGTAAGTGTGTTATAGATGTAAGCTCCACGGGGCATGAAGAAACAGCTTCCAGGGCTGAGCTCATGGAAGAAGAACAGCTCCTGATCctgagaaacagacagaaggacaaaaAGATTTTAATGACTTCACATCTTCTTCTTATCTAAAAAAAGGTACAACCACGAAACTCATCCATGCATGGAAGGGTGTTAATCGGACTTCACACAGAGGAGCGCCTGTCAGCTTCTCACtgaagataaaataaaaaagaaaatgctctGAACTCAGAAACCAGTGGGTTTGGAGCCCAGACAGGCCGCTCACGTCTAAGACTGAAGAAAGAAGTGACTCACTCCCTCTTAAGAATAATAACCTTGGTAATTATACAGTTACACAGCAAGTTCTATGACCCGACCTCACCTGTTTGTCCAATGGGCATTTTTTTAGACAACCACTAGTTAGAAGAAATTGGTTTGACTTAGCACTTTTAATTCAATGATATTTGGGTGTCTGTCGCTTGAATTTTACATAAGAACACAAAAAGAATTtgacataaaaaaaactgccaAGTGACTGAAGCGAAAAAAGGCAAGAACAAGTGCTTCCAACCATCTGACTGAAACCATGGACATGTTAAATCTAAAAACCTGACCGGTTCTACGCGGTAAATCCAGTCCATTCATTCTAAGCCTCTCCTATGAGATCGATGGGGCATAACATCAATTTAATAAAATTcaacacagctgctggtctgctgGTACTCCCACATAGAACACAACTGTGTGTCCTCCAATCAGGCACAGTGCAGCAGGTCGCGTCGGGATCCGTCCACAGAGCACCGTCTTTAAAACAACATGCTGTGTTTGTCACCTCCCTCCAAATGGCTATGTAGCAGTAGCATGACTCTGGCGTTTAATATGGAGCTGTGTTGTAATCAGCGCTGACTGAGGTGCTGCCATCTGTGGCTCCCATGCTGGGAGACCTGCTGGGTGCTGGGATGACTCACAGGTGCCTCCAACGCTCAAATCCAAAGCGACGCAGTGCCCTCAGCTGGCGcgaggcagcagcaacaggcatCCAGGTCTGAGCAATTACGCACAATCTTGACTGTTCGAATTTAACTTGTTGAAAAAAAGAATGGTCGCGCTACCTTTAATTATttcaactgttttttttccctgaatATTAACGGTAACGCCGCTTTGGCGGCGATGGAGATCATTTTAGAACCTCTGCatcaatttgtttttcttcacttGTGACTATGTTCTTGGTCCAGGTTCATTTTTGGGTTTCACCACTTCAGTACAACCACCAGGCTACACCCAGGCAAGATAAAGCTCATGAACAAAGTGAGTGGCGTCGGCCGTCTTGTTACGCGATCATAAATAAAACTTCACTTTGTAATTGGTTTCAGACTCCAGGTTCGAGCGTCAGCCGGCTCAACGGGCTCGTTACCATGACTACCTACAGTGACTCACTTTGCCAATCTTGCGATGGTCTCTATTTTTGGCCTCTTCCTGAAAGCGTTCCCACTCCTTCAGCATCTTTGAGTCCGGGAAGGAAATCCCATAGATCCGCTGTAGTGTCTCCATGTCCGAGCAGCCCTCCCAGTATGTGGAAGAGTTCTGATGAAAGAGTTGGAAGTAAGTACTTGTAAAGAATACTGGCAAGAAGATGGCAAAATCTGATCACAAATATCTGAGTACAGCATAAAGTTTTTGAAAAGCTGATCCAAATTTAAACCTTGCAGGCATTTCTTACCTTGTAGATTTTCATGGCCTTGATCttgcctgtgtgtctgacatgCGGACCTCTGCACAAGTCAATCAAGGTCCCACATCTAACCACAAGATTTATGGATCAGAGCAGTTTCGCAAAAGTGCAAAAAGTTGTAAAGGGGAAAAATGATTCaagtaatatttattttttatcaacACAATCGCATCAGTATCACCTGTAGACTGTCGTAGTGGGGGTGGTGACTTTCTCGTTCAGTATGCGGCATTTAAATTTGTTGTACTGGAAAGTATTGAAACTTAGTTAAGAACAATTGTCCACTTTTTTGTGTCTAACTATGAACTAAAAAATATAAACTCAGACACAAAAGCCTCCagcaaaatatattttcaaaacTGTTAAAGATAGAAATCCGGATTCTAAATGGATAAAACTGATCGTTACCTTAAACATTTTCAACAGTGTCTCCTTGCTGAGCTCAAGCCTCTCAAAGGGCTGTTTTTCCTTTATCACAGCCTTACACATGGTCTCCAGTTCCCCAAACTGTGTGCTGGATACTCCCCTGAAAACAGCAAACATGATCAGAGCTCAACTTGGACTTAAGCTCTACTGTGAAAAAGCCCTACACATGTTTTAATCTGACCAAGAATAGTGGGACAGAAAATACATGCTCACTTTTGTTCATCTAGGAACATATCATAGTAGAAGCCATTCTCTATGGGGGGTCCATAACATAGACAACCCCCATAAAACTGCTCCATTGCCTCCCCTAGGATGTGAGCACTAGAGTGCCAGTAAACCTAGGACAAAGAcaagggttttgttcaattagACAAGGCTTTGAATGCTGTAAATGTGCTGTGTGCAATGTGTATAATTTCCTTCTGATGAATTAAGCCAATTGTCTAGTTCAATATGCAAATTCCTTGCTCCATCTACTCACAGCCTGAGCGTCCTCATTGTCAAATCGCAGGATCTCAAGAGAGCAGTCCTGCTCAAGAGGTCTGTCCAGGTCCCAGAGTTCCCCATTCACCCGAGAAATCACAGCATTGTCAGCCAGGCCCTGGCTGAGAGACAGAGCGCCAGACAGTTGCTTTAGCACCGAGAGTGACTTCATgataatacaaataaacataatgtaaatggaaaataaacaaCGTAAAGTGGGAACAGGCCCACATTTGAGAGCAGATATTTAAAAAGGTAAATACTGAAGCTGGGATCAGTGGGAACAGTGGGTCGTGGCCAACCTGATACCAGCAGCCAACTGGTACGGTGTGGTGACCCAAGCCCTGCCGGACACTTTCCGACCGTCTGGCAGCTCCACGGTGATGGGTTCGCTACCCGCAGCTTTCTTCGCCAGGATGGCGTCGTTCTCCTTCTTCAGCACCTCATAGAGGCTGAGGCGCTCGGCTATGTATCCGGGCCCGGTCTTCATCACCCCTTTCAGACCGCCCTCGTCCTGTATTCGATCCTTCTTTTTGTTGCGGTCACCTTGTTTGGCATCCTGGGGTTTCACCTGTTAACAGAGGTGTGTTACAGTAGGTTCTTTATCACCTTTGCTTTGTCTGCCAGGTTTAGAGCCTTGTATTGCAATGATCATGCTCAGTACTTGGCGTGGACAGTAAATGGCACTGAGCGCAGCAGCTATTTCTGGAGGTGAGGTGGTTTTGTCTGTCAAATGGCATCACTGGACACAGGCCCGCAACGCTACCGCTCACCTATTCCTGAATTCCACATGGAGCTCACGTAACCAACACAGCACACGTGGAGCCCCCGTGTTTATTGCTACCTTATTGTTAGCTCGGTGGTTTGAATCCTGCTCTTTGCTGGTGTTTTGCTTCGGGTCTTTGCTGCCTTTCGTCCCACGctgtctctccagctccagctccgcccGCAGACCCCGCCGGAGGTGCAGGAGCCGGTACCGCAGCTTCTCGTTCTCGGTCCGGAGGCTCTCCAGCTCTGGCGACGCGGCCGCAGCATCGGTGGCGTCCACGCCCAGGATCAGTCCGTCCTGAAGAGTGGTGACCTCCCTGGTAAGGAGCCGAATCTGCTCCTCCTGGGCGGCCAAACGTGCAGCCAAGCACTCCGCCATCTTTAAAATCCCACCATAGCCAGAGGCATATGACCACAACCCTAATGACAGCAAACTTCcggtacaaaataaaagcctcgtTGGCTCTTAGCGCTTGTTCAATATTTGTTTCAATTTGAATCTTACAATCTtacaaataattacaaataaaactacaaaaatgcCCGCACTCAAAAACAGCTTAGTGTCATTAAAAAATTGTCTGTGTTAGGTAAATTACGCATATTAAATAAGATGGAGCTTGTTTCTTTACTatctaaaaaataaattatgtaaattatacataaatatatattttgacTTATATTCGTTTGAGCAGTTGCTTAGCAGGGCATCCTGCTGAATCCTTCTGTCAAACGGAAGTACGTGAATGCAACGTGCAGTACCGGAGGACCACCGTTTGAGGGCAGTAACGTGTTTTCTGATTCATTTTCATATCAGCTGATAACTGCAGTGCAGCGTGAAAGCGAGTCTGTGCCAGCAATGTAAACATTAAGCTATCATTCACGTGTGATGCGCTTCTTACCCTGCAGGTAAGTCACCTTTGTTCACCTATTAAAATGTGTTGAACGGCAACAACGGGAAGATGCGACCTCTTTCGGTTTGATTTGTGTAACATTACATTAGTTGGACACATAAGTTGGCTAGTGGTAAATGAACACTGCCCTGTCGTTAGCTAGCTACTATAACAAGTTAGCTCTGAAAGAAATGAGCACAAGTCGTTCTCGGTAAACCTGCAGTTTACGTCTCTCGCATACACGGACTGAATATGTTTATCAAAATACAATTGGAGAGTTTTATGTAGTAGATCTAAAATCCGGCAGGTAGTCTGATCAGCTTACACCAAGTTACATATTAGTAATAAAGTAGCGTTTGGAAAACTATGAAATAATCTGCGAATAACGTTTATTCACGTTTATTGCCTGTAAAGATCATGAAGCTACGTGAACTCCTTTTAGCAATACACAAATTCTAGTTTTAATTAAACCCTCCATTGTGGTTGTATCTATGTGTTTAATAACATGTAAACATTGCTAACAGAGAGGATTTTCGTCACGCTTCAGCGTGTTGTTCCAGGAAATCCAATATATGGAATCGTTCCTGTTTGTATAGAGGTCCTATTGTTAGCAACAGGTGCACGGTTAGCATCACTGCTCTGCAGAAGACTTTGACCTCCACGTAGAAAGGTGCACACTGTAGTATGTATTTGATTTAAGGGTACGGTATTACAATAATTATGAATAAATccttatctatctatctatctatctatctatctatctatctatctatctatctatctatctatctatctatctatctatctatctatctatctatctatctatctatctatctatctatctatgtgTAGAATCCCCAtatttgtatataaatatatgtgttTGGCACCTACTATGTCACCTTTAAAAACAGATATTAAATTAGTTAATTAGTTAATAACAATAAAGCTACATCATTTCTTAAAAACTGActaatgtagatctaaaaaggTTGAAACCAAATACTAGTAATAGTAATTTGAATTGAACTCAAGATTTTAAAACTACAGTGTTATAACTGTCATTATAACAGCACAGTGATCTTGTGTTTCAATTCAGGTGCCAGTGAGAGCGTTCATGTTGCCAGAATGGCCTCAGGCTCTAGCTTTGCTCCTCCAAAGCTTTCAGACTTCATCCTCACAGAGCGGCTGGGCAGTGGCACCTATGCTACTGTGTACAAAGCCTACAGAAAGGTGAGTTGTAGTGGTTTGAGGGGAAACTtgagtgttttattaaatgGTTTAGTTGTGCAGCAGTAAAGGTCCGTTTCTTCACTACCTAACCTAAATAaaggtctttttattttttatttcctgaCTGCTCTCCTGCAGGGAGACAGTCGAGAAGTGGTTGCAGTGAAGGTGGTTGGAAAGAAGACTCTGAACAAAGCGTCTACAGAAAACCTGCTCACAGAAATAGAAATCCTTAAGACTGTGCGCCACTCGCCACCCTCATATAGTTCAGCTCAAAGACTTTCAGGTAAAACACTTTGTTTTAGATTTACTTCAGCTTATGCGCTTGATGTGTTTTGAATAAAgacaagaattttctgtttagTAAATTAAACAACCGTGATTATCTGTGCTTTGTTTGAGGCCATTTAATCACTAGAATGCACAAGTCATTTCCAATTAGACATGATAATAACTTTGTACCCCAAATTGAGTAAACAATCAAAGATGTAATAAAGAAATTAAATCTCAAGAGTCTCATTTGTTGATTTTCTGTAGTGGGATGCTGagaatatttatttgattttggaATGGTGTTCTGGTGGAGATCTGTCTCAGTTCATTCGTAGCCGCAGGATTCTGCCTGAGAGGGTGGCTCATCGTTTCCTTCAGCAGATTGGTGAGTTATCTTTGGACCTGAATAAAGTATTTATGCAGTACATTATCTTTTTCATTCTGAAAAGAGACAAATTTATATTTGGGAATTAACATCagcttgtgtatttgtgtgtttctaaccACAATCAGCTTGTGCCCTCCAGTTTCTTAATGAACGAAACATTTCACACCTGGATTTGAAACCTCAGAATATTCTGCTCAGCGGCTCTGTCCTCAAACTTGCAGGTGATTTAACACATTCACAGTTCTACAATAACACAGTAATCGGCATCTGGCTGTTTTTAATACGCCACTACAATAAGGACTTAacctttttgctttttgttcatgtcatttGTTTTGCATCATGAGTTGTTTTGTGGCCCATACATTATAAATATGCACGTTTGTAGCAATGAATTAACTTAAGGCAGTTATGAGGATTATGTCTACAGCTCACAGTGGACATGTTGTGTACACTTGCTCTCAGATTTTGGTTTTGCCCAGTACATGTCACCATGGGATGAGCAGAGTGTCCTGAGAGGCTCTCCTCTTTACATGGCTCCTGAAATGGTGTGCCGACATCAGTACGACTCCAGAGTCGACCTGTGGTCAGTGGGTGTTATTCTCTATGGTGAGTGCTTTGTGTTTACCTGTTAAATTCTTCAATGTCTTAATTTCTTACTCGCTACTTtaccatttttttaaaaagtaaatgttATGTTTGTGCGTTGTTGAATGTGCAGTGCACACagctttcacatactgtacaaggcTCTACAGGAATATCATGTGGGGTTTGTCAAAGCAGTGTCCATTAATAATTTCCAACATGCCCTACTTTTTCAGCAATAAGAAACTAATCAGTTGACTAGCTTTGCAGGTTGGAAAGAGCGTGCTTAGTAGACCACAAAACAATTGCACCATAAATCATAAATGGCAGCCTTGCCTGTCGCACTTTGGAGGTATAGTTATTGTGTAATAATAGTGTGCTGTGTGGAGGTTGTAGGCTAAATGTAATTAGCAAACTATGCTGAGCGTGTCCAACTAAAAATCAGCATTACGCCTTAATTCTGGGGGTATTTAAATGACTGCATGAAGCCTTGAAACTGTAGCACCGCCTATAGCTTTAAACGAATCGCTTTCTAGGCtttttttatatacacacaTCTTATTCTTTTGATTTACACATTGAGGTAACACACCTTCCTTAAAACTAAGCTAATCTAAATTAGCTGCATATTTAGTGCAGTTACAGCTGGTCTATTATTTCGTTGTCATTATTCTGCTcatcattgtttgtttgtgtgcatgtagaGGCGCTGTTTGGANNNNNNNNNNNNNNNNNNNNNNNNNNNNNNNNNNNNNNNNNNNNNNNNNNNNNNNNNNNNNNNNNNNNNNNNNNNNNNNNNNNNNNNNNNNNNNNNNNNNCGACCACCATTTGCATCCAAATCCTATTCTGAGTTAATAGAGAAGATCCGATGTAACCAACCTATTGAGGTAAGAGAGCAGAGAGTTCCTCACTGGCTCCGTCTTTGATTGTGAATGTTATCTGTaaaaccactagatggcacaTGTTCCCATTTTACCCTTGTGAAGACTGCTGCCACTGAAGACAACTCATCTAGAAGCATGTAATATAATCCTTAGGAATAACAATCAATGCAAATGATTCGCATGTACAATCATTAAACAAGTTTGTATAATATATTCTACATCctgcatttatattttatttgtatgtataaAATAAATGTGGAGGTTTAAATACTTAAGAGTTTCTTATATGTTGTAGTCGTGTCCTTTTCAGTTCTGTTTGAATACCAATGTGGCAGTAGACAATGGTACATTACTGAAGGTATGGGCTCAGTAGATTATATCAGAGTACGGCCCATTACCCGAGGATACAAATAAAGAGCTTTAAGGTCATCTTTTGACAGAATGTTACATGAGACAAGACCGTGTTTGTCCACAGTCTGCCGTCCTGTTACTTTGGACAGTCCTGTGGACGAAGTGCAACGTAATAAGGTCATGTTTTGTGCATCAGCTGCCTCCGGGGGCCAGGGTATCCAAGGACTGCAGAGACCTTCTTTTGCGGCTGCTGGAGAGAAATCCAGATGCCCGTATCAGCTTTGCAGAGTTCTTCGCGCACCCTTTTGTGGACTTGGAGCACATGCCAAGTGCAGAGAGCCTGGGGAAAGCGGTAAGAGAAAAGGAACTGAACTGGTATGTGAACTCCCTAGGTGGCCTTATGATGGCCAGACATTGACTCGCACACGTGTGTTAGTAGTGTTGGGTTCATGCCTTCCCTTCATGTGCCTTCATGCATGACTCATAAGCAATACATTTGCATTCAGTAAAACAGGTTTGCGCTTTCTCCTTGCAGAAAGAGCTCGTCCTGAAGGCTGTTCAGAAGGACCAAGCGGGTGAGAGGCCTGCCGCTCTGTCCCTGTACCGCAGTGCCCTTGAGCACTTCGTCCCTGCTATTCACTGTAAGAACAACATTCACGTCCATGTCCTGTCTGTGGCCTAACCCTTCCACCAGTGCATCGTCTTTGTTGCACCACGTAAATGTCCTTGTCTTCACCCTTTGCAGACGAGATGGACAGGCAGCGTAAAGATGCCCTCAGGCAGAAGGTAGGCCTGAAAACAGCCTCCAGTTCACATTTGGGTTACTTTCTCTTTTCATCCTTTTCACCCCAGTGCCTTTCACTTAGAATTCATTCTTCTCTATGAATaccatatggtgtggatggagAGCATATGGCGTGGTTGACGTGAATAAGTTGAGTCAATGTAAGAGGACTTCCCGCAGGTCAACCAGTATGTgtccagagcagaggagctgaaagcCCTGGTGGACTCTGACAACAGACTGAGCTTTGAGGAGGCGCGAACCTCCAGAGATGTGCTCCGAGGTAACAAACACAGCCCAGCGCAGAGTGCTGCTTTGTGTGGGTTTAGGACTTGACAACACCACAGTTCCGTCTTGTTTAGTTTAGCATGCAATGAATATGAAAATAGAATAGACTGATTTTGTCTGACACACTTTAGGgctgaatgtgttgttttctgttctcgCACTATGTCAGAAATGTCTCGAAATCAACCTCGACTAAAGGCTGCGTTGGACATGGCTGCTACTGCCATTGCTAAGGTTAGAAAGAGTAAACTCCCTCACTGGCCCTGTTTGATTGGTTAATCAAAAACATAACAGACGTTTGCTTAAAGACATTTAACGCTTGTGTTTCTACATTTTACTTTTTGTGAAACATAAAAAATCAAACCAGTAATTGATTTATACAAGGGCGGATCAAGCTATTTGCTGTCTCGTTTATATGCTGTTGTAGGAAGAGAGTGGATTGGATGATCACGAGGCCTTGGACGTCTACCAGCAGTGCTTAGGAGAGTTGTTGTTAGCGTTAGCAGGTAAATACagtcttttctttttatattcaCCCTAGAAAGTAGGTTCACATCTGAGCTTCTGACTGTCTTCTGCTGTACCACATCCTATAAACTCTAGCTCCCCAAtggctgtgtgcatgtgtgatacTAGACAGACAGAATGTAAGATGCTAAGAGAATAAGTCATTTTATTATGATGTGATCTAGAGACATCATAATACTGTAAGTAGTCAATGTAATAGAGATAATGGTCAAGAATTTACAGCAATAACTAAATgaacaagaaaaacacatgaaaagagACAAACATGTCTCAGACCGGAGATTTGTTTCCATTTAACTGGAAACAGAGGCCCTTTAAATATGAAAAGGAGACTTTGAGGGATAATAATAAAAGAGATGGAAAATAACTTGGAGAACGCGGTTTTCGCAGAGCGAAACACAAACTGTCTAAGACGGAGAGCGTGATTTAACagaaacaggacagacagaggaactaCAGAGGAGACTCCAGTGTTTTGCTATGCGGCCTGGCGTCCATTAGGCCGGGCTCATGAGCTCATCTGGGTAATTGGCCTAATGGAAGAGGTGGAATAGAGTGATCCAGATGTGGCTTTGAGCTGGGATGAGACCCGGTGCCAGCGCCCTGTGTGTGGTACGAGAGCCCTGCCATCTGCTTTCCATTTAGATAGCACACTTCAGTTCTTGGTGTTATTACacactggaaacaaacaaaaactattAGCACTGCGATGGAACAGGATCTAATCTGATCATAGTACATCCACACTGATTGAGTTGCTGCTAACGCTTAAAGCACCTATTCAGCAGCTTTACTGTTTCTTCTTCATTGATAGTCTATTCATATTGccttaacacaaacacatggttTGTGTGGTTTAGCTGGTATTCATGGTCAGATGATTAACTACACATTCAGTGTCATGGAAAGCCCAGCATTACATAAGCCTCTAGCTTCAACAGGACACTGGTTTAGATAGAAAAGTATTCGCAG contains:
- the tars3 gene encoding threonine--tRNA ligase 1, cytoplasmic; this translates as MAECLAARLAAQEEQIRLLTREVTTLQDGLILGVDATDAAAASPELESLRTENEKLRYRLLHLRRGLRAELELERQRGTKGSKDPKQNTSKEQDSNHRANNKVKPQDAKQGDRNKKKDRIQDEGGLKGVMKTGPGYIAERLSLYEVLKKENDAILAKKAAGSEPITVELPDGRKVSGRAWVTTPYQLAAGISQGLADNAVISRVNGELWDLDRPLEQDCSLEILRFDNEDAQAVYWHSSAHILGEAMEQFYGGCLCYGPPIENGFYYDMFLDEQKGVSSTQFGELETMCKAVIKEKQPFERLELSKETLLKMFKYNKFKCRILNEKVTTPTTTVYRCGTLIDLCRGPHVRHTGKIKAMKIYKNSSTYWEGCSDMETLQRIYGISFPDSKMLKEWERFQEEAKNRDHRKIGKDQELFFFHELSPGSCFFMPRGAYIYNTLTEFIRDEYWRRGFQEVASPNIYNSKLWETSGHWQHYSENMFSFPVEDDVFALKPMNCPGHCLMFSHRPRSWRELPLRLADFGVLHRNELSGALTGLTRVRRFQQDDAHIFCAMDQIESEMKGCLDFLRCVYDVFGFSFQLHLSTRPEKYLGDIAVWNQAEKQLENSLNEFGESWKLNPGDGAFYGPKIDIKIKDAIGRYHQCATIQLDFQLPIRFNLTFVGKDGDDKTRPVIIHRAILGSVERMIAILTENYAGKWPLWLSPRQVMVVPVNPSFEDYAKMVCKQFTDAGFMADSDLDSGCLLNKKIRNAQLAQYNFILVVGEKEKMTNGVNVRTRDNKIHGELSVAEVLARLTLLRQSRCRNAEEEF
- the ulk3 gene encoding LOW QUALITY PROTEIN: serine/threonine-protein kinase ULK3 (The sequence of the model RefSeq protein was modified relative to this genomic sequence to represent the inferred CDS: deleted 1 base in 1 codon); this encodes MASGSSFAPPKLSDFILTERLGSGTYATVYKAYRKGDSREVVAVKVVGKKTLNKASTENLLTEIEILKTVATRHPHIVQLKDFQWDAENIYLILEWCSGGDLSQFIRSRRILPERVAHRFLQQIACALQFLNERNISHLDLKPQNILLSGSVLKLADFGFAQYMSPWDEQSVLRGSPLYMAPEMVCRHQYDSRVDLWSVGVILYEALFGRPPFASKSYSELIEKIRCNQPIELPPGARVSKDCRDLLLRLLERNPDARISFAEFFAHPFVDLEHMPSAESLGKAKELVLKAVQKDQAGERPAALSLYRSALEHFVPAIHYEMDRQRKDALRQKVNQYVSRAEELKALVDSDNRLSFEEARTSRDVLREMSRNQPRLKAALDMAATAIAKEESGLDDHEALDVYQQCLGELLLALAAEPQGRKRELLHSEIKSLMTRAEYLKKHIKMQETQRDASLDRETLADSVRSSCCLQ